From bacterium:
TCTGCGCAAGCAGTTAAAAGCCATCAAGAAAGAGCTTGGCGAAGAAGAAGATGAGATGGAGGAAGTCGACGAATTCCGCCGCCAGATCAAAGCCGCCAAGATGCCCGAAGATGTCGAGAAAGAAGCCCTCAAAGAACTCACGCGACTTTCGCGTATCCCCCCACAATCTGCCGAGTATACGGTCTCTCGGACCTACATCGAATGGATGATCGATCTGCCTTGGTCTGTGACGACCGAAGATTCCCTTGAGATCAGGCGCGCACGCGAGATC
This genomic window contains:
- a CDS encoding AAA family ATPase — encoded protein: LRKQLKAIKKELGEEEDEMEEVDEFRRQIKAAKMPEDVEKEALKELTRLSRIPPQSAEYTVSRTYIEWMIDLPWSVTTEDSLEIRRAREILNEDHYSLDKIKRRILEYLAVRKLKNDMRGPILCFVGPPGVGKTSLGKSIARAMGRNFVRVALGGVKDEAEIRGHRRTYVGAL